Proteins found in one Panicum hallii strain FIL2 chromosome 4, PHallii_v3.1, whole genome shotgun sequence genomic segment:
- the LOC112890781 gene encoding probable galactinol--sucrose galactosyltransferase 6 yields the protein MSAMARRLSSSCGRAVASTSSSFPPSPPRRIYTLPPRPLLLASSSPRPRAPPPRPVPPPSSPPRCSFRTLAATKGPSSPAPPSSNVVPPTQRQPRSKRKQEEMTISSSVKLAGGTLSVCGRTVLSGVPDAVVASSAAAGGAVDGIFLGADFAEPAARHVVSLGALRGVRFMACFRFKLWWMAQRMGEKGGDVPLETQFLLVESRGAGGEDAEAAFVVFLPLVEGAFRASLQGGAGDALELCVESGDADTRAASFDRALFVGAAESDPFAAIAGAVAAAKSALKTFRVRAEKKLPGIVDYFGWCTWDAFYQDVTQEGVEAGLRSLIAGGAPPKFVIIDDGWQSVGTDQSATDEPAGGDEPPRLFRLTGIKENSKFQNADDPAAGIKTVVRAAKEQYGLKYVYVWHAITGYWGGVRPGAAGAEHYRSSLQFPKVSPGVVENEPGMKTDVLTLQGLGLVHPRAVYRFYDELHAYLAAAGVDGVKVDVQCILETLGAGHGGRVQLTRQYHQALDASVAKNFPENGIVACMSHNTDALYCSKQTAVVRASDDFYPRDPVSHTIHIASVAYNSVFLGEFMLPDWDMFHSLHPAGDYHGSARAISGGPVYVSDAPGKHNFELLRKIVLPDGSILRACLPGRPTKDCLFTDPARDGVSLLKIWNMNKFTGVLGVYNCQGAAWSSVEKKNIFHQTGTEALTCGVKGSDVHHISEASTDPEWNGDCAVYRHAGGDLVVLPNGAALPISLKVLEHDVLTVSPIKDLAPGFRFAPIGLVDMFNSGGAVDGLTYHLLDGAKLLDGNGSTSGSEAVGLVCMEVRGCGRFGAYSSVRPRKCAMGSSELEFSYDSSSGLVTVQLEAMPREGVHKIVVEL from the exons atgtccGCGATGGCGCGCAGGCTGAGCTCCAGCTGCGGCCGGGCCGtcgcctccacctcctcctccttcccgcCATCTCCACCGCGGCGTATATATACCCTCCCTCCCCGCCCGCTGCTCCTCGCATCCTcctcgccgcgcccgcgcgctccgCCTCCGCGCCCAGTCCCTCCGCCTTCCTCCCCGCCTCG GTGCTCGTTCAGGACTCTCGCGGCGACTAAGGGGccgtcgtcgccggcgccgccgtccagCAACGTCGTCCCGCCGACCCAGCGGCAGCCGCGGAGTAAGAGGAAGCAGGAGGAGATGACGATTTCCTCGTCCGTCAAGCTCGCCGGCGGGACCCTGTCGGTCTGCGGCCGGACGGTGCTGTCCGGCGTGCCGGACGCGGTGGTGGCGTCGTCCGCCGCGGCGGGGGGAGCGGTTGATGGGATCTTCCTCGGCGCCGACTTCGCCGAGCCGGCCGCCCGGCACGTCGTCTCCCTCGGCGCCCTGAG GGGCGTGCGGTTCATGGCGTGCTTCCGGTTCAAGCTCTGGTGGATGGCGCAGCGGATGGGTGAGAAGGGCGGCGACGTCCCGCTCGAGACGCAGTTCCTGCTCGTCGAGTccaggggcgccggcggcgaggacgcgGAGGCCGCGTTCGTCGTGTTCCTCCCGCTCGTGGAGGGCGCGTTCCGGGCCAGCCTCCAGGGCGGCGCGGGCGACGCGCTGGAGCTCTGCGTCGAGAGCGGGGACGCCGACACGCGCGCGGCGTCCTTCGACCGCGCGCTCTTCGTCGGCGCCGCGGAGTCCGACCCGTTCGCGGCCATCGCCGGAGCCGTCGCCGCGGCCAAGTCCGCGCTCAAGACGTTCCGGGTCCGCGCCGAGAAGAAGCTCCCGGGCATCGTCGACTACTTCGGGTGGTGCACCTGGGACGCCTTCTACCAGGACGTCACCCAGGAAGGCGTCGAGGCCGGGCTCCGCAGCCTCAtcgccggcggcgcgccgccCAAGTTCGTCATCATCGACGACGGCTGGCAGTCCGTCGGCACCGACCAGTCCGCCACCGACGAGCCCGCTGGCGGGGACGAGCCGCCCCGCCTGTTCCGGCTCACCGGCATCAAGGAGAACAGCAAGTTCCAGAACGCCGACGACCCGGCCGCCGGCATCAAGACGGTGGTGCGCGCGGCGAAGGAGCAGTACGGGCTCAAGTACGTCTACGTCTGGCACGCCATCACCGGCTACTGGGGCGGCGTCCGCcccggcgcggccggggcggaGCACTACCGCTCGAGCTTGCAGTTCCCCAAGGTCTCGCCGGGCGTCGTGGAGAACGAGCCTGGCATGAAGACCGACGTGCTCACCCTCCAGGGGCTCGGCCTCGTGCACCCGCGCGCCGTGTACCGCTTCTACGACGAGCTCCACGCgtacctcgccgccgccggcgtcgacgGCGTCAAGGTGGACGTGCAGTGCATCCTCGAGACGCTCGGCGCCGGACACGGCGGCCGCGTGCAGCTCACCCGGCAGTACCACCAGGCGCTCGACGCCTCCGTTGCCAAGAACTTCCCGGAGAACGGCATCGTCGCCTGCATGAGCCACAACACCGACGCCCTCTACTG CTCCAAGCAGACGGCGGTGGTGAGGGCATCGGATGATTTCTACCCGAGGGACCCTGTGTCGCACACGATCCACATCGCCTCGGTGGCGTACAACAGCGTGTTCCTCGGCGAGTTCATGCTGCCGGACTGGGACATGTTCCACTCCCTCCACCCGGCCGGCGACTACCATGGCTCAGCCCGCGCGATCAGTGGCGGTCCCGTCTATGTCAG TGATGCACCAGGGAAGCACAACTTCGAGCTGCTGAGGAAGATTGTCTTGCCTGACGGCTCCATTCTTCGCGCATGCCTGCCAGGCCGGCCGACCAAGGACTGCCTGTTCACCGACCCGGCACGCGACGGCGTCAG CTTGCTCAAGATATGGAACATGAACAAGTTCACCGGCGTGCTGGGCGTGTACAACTGCCAGGGCGCGGCGTGGAGCTCCGTGGAGAAGAAGAACATCTTCCACCAGACCGGCACCGAGGCCCTGACCTGCGGCGTCAAGGGCAGCGACGTCCATCACATCTCCGAGGCCTCCACGGACCCCGAGTGGAACGGCGACTGTGCCGTGTACCGCCATGCCGGTGGCGACCTCGTCGTGCTCCCGAACGGCGCGGCATTGCCCATCTCTCTCAAGGTCTTGGAGCACGACGTACTCACCGTGTCACCGATCAAG GACTTGGCACCTGGTTTCAGGTTCGCCCCCATCGGTCTGGTGGACATGTTCAacagcggcggcgcggtggacgGTCTGACCTACCACCTCCTCGACGGCGCAAAGCTGCTCGACGGCAACGGCTCCACCTCTGGCTCCGAGGCTGTCGGATTGGTGTGCATGGAGGTGAGGGGCTGTGGAAGGTTCGGCGCCTACTCTTCAGTGAGGCCAAGAAAGTGCGCGATGGGTTCATCTGAGCTGGAGTTCTCCTACGATTCTTCCTCCGGTCTGGTGACGGTGCAGCTGGAGGCCATGCCCAGGGAGGGGGTTCACAAGATTGTTGTTGAGTTGTAG